Genomic window (Phoenix dactylifera cultivar Barhee BC4 unplaced genomic scaffold, palm_55x_up_171113_PBpolish2nd_filt_p 000294F, whole genome shotgun sequence):
TTAAGCATCACATTACAATTTGACAATAGACTAAAATCATCGGATAAATTGAATGATACAACAGCAGTTCACATCTTCATCATTATCATAGATGTATAGGCAACAGCAGTTCATACATTGATCAAGTGTCTTTCGTTGCCTTGCAATGTTGTATGAACTGAACTACTTTCGGCAATTTATCATCTCTTCCTCTGTGGTCTCACCTACAGAAAAAAACATATCATAAGCCCTTCAGGTTCACACTACCCAGCAGCTTATTCCAAAGCTACAGATTTCTAGACCATGATTTCAAAATCCAGAAGTGAAACTACAGTCAAAGCTATCTAAAATTTTCTAGAGCCTATCTTAATAAATTGAACAAGATATAttcccaaaataaaaaataaactcATTAAGAAATGCAAAGTACAGTATAGGAAGCTACATCAGGTGAACTCCACAATTCAGTAACTATAATTTTCCTTAACCTCGCAGATTCTAATATCTGCATATAATGAATCAGGGTACTGTTCTAGCAAGCCTCTGCCTTCTTGTTTAGGAGTGCATTCCCCTCAATAATGGGCACTCCTTTCTTAGTTGTGATTAAAAAAACTGATAGAATGTAACAAATTGCCTCAAATACACTTATTTTCTACATTTAGTGGTAACTTAAAGGTTAgtgcattttttattttcatcagTTTTAGTCTAGAAGATGGAGAATAAATCAAGCACAGTAACAGCAGCTTAACTCAAATGGCCACCCAATATTGTTCAATCTACAAATACCAttaaccaaggaagaagaggaatgaGAAATACAAAAAGATCAGGCACCAACCAAGAGTATTAGTTTTCAGATGTCCAGAAGGCAACATGAAACACCAAGATCCTTTTATGTAACAATAAATTGATGAAGTCACtaacaagaaaagaagaggaataaTGCATACCATGATCATTTCTTTTTACCATGCGTCATCAATCAAGATTTTATGCTAACACTTGGGAAAAGAAATATGAAGAGGTGAGATGGGGAAAAACTGAATAGCTAGGTGTGGCTTAGAGATTTTTATGAGGTAATTGATTTGAGTACTCTTAATCTTCATGGTACTGAAGGTCAAACATACCTTGTGATGACTTGATACTTTGACCGTCAGATGATGAGGAGTTCTGGAGATAATATCATCTCATAATTCCAACTACTCAGCTCAGGAGGAATGCAGGATATAGGCAAGTACAAGAGCAGCTACTTCAGCAATGGATCATCTCAGAGCCTTTGAGAAGATTTTATAACTTTTTGCAGAGACATAAGCTATTTTAAGGAAGACCTTGAATACTAACCACAAAATATGTGGTTGAAGGCCTGGAACCCTTTCCTGTCATCCATTGCCACAATAGTTCACTGTGTTCGGTGCTTGATTGTTCACATTTCTCACGATTATTGTGGTATAGAATTTTTACACAATGAATTGAAACCATTCCAGATGAAAGAACTACCAGCTGACGAAAAGTCGAGTTTTTTAACAGGCCAAAGTCATATAATCATTGTCCCAATGTAGTATTACAAAATCAACTCTCTTGTATCCACACTGAGAATCATTCTACTTTGCTTACAGATTCTCTCAACagattatttgaagccaaattCTTTTCCTCCAATACAAAATCATATTAGTTCACCAACATGGAAGCCACACAGACCTTTGTCTGTTCCAACCCAACTACGACCAGTATCTTTAGAGACCCCCCTCTCTTTCATCAACTCCCTCACTTGGCACACACCCTCCCATTTCCCAGCAGCTGCAAACGTGTTGGAGAGAGCAACATAAGCTCCTGGTCTCCAATCTTTGCTCAACTCAAACACCTCTTTTGCTGCAATATCTGCCATGTCCAAATTGCCATGAAGCCTAGATGCTCCAAGCAATGCTGCCCACACATCAGAACTTGGCCTCTCAGGAATCCTTTTAATAAAGTTGTATGCTTCACGCAGATTCCCACTGCGCCCCAATAGATCTACCATGCAAGCATAGTGCTCCATCCTTGGCTTAAGTGAATAGTCCCTCTCCATGCTCTCAAAAATATCTTGGCCACTTGATACTAACCCTGCATGCCCACAAGCCGATAGAGCACTCAAGAATGTAGCATAATTGGGTTTAACACTGTAAGTTCTCCTCATATCATAGAAAAGTTCAAGAGCTTTGCATGGAATACCATTCTTCCCATATCCATCAATCATTGAAGTCCAAGAGAATACATTCTTCTCAGGCATGTGATCAAAGGCATCCCTTGCATCCTCAACTCTACCACATTTAGAGTACATGTCTATGAGTGCACTCCCAGACTTTACATGGGAAAAAAGACCAATCTTGATGACTTGGCAATGCACCTGCCGTCCAAACTCCAATGCTGACAACAGAGAGCAAGCTCCAATTATGCTCACAAGAGTGGAAATCGTTGGCTGAAAACTCAATTGTTGCATTGTCTTATAAACTTCAAGCGAATTTTCAGCAGTATCCAATGTTTTGCTGTACCCCTCAATCATAGCATTGAACACCACAGTATCCTTCTCCCTCAAGCTGTCAAAAATCTCTTCTGCTTTTCTGAAAGAACCTTCATCCATATACCCAACGATCAATGCAGTGGAACACACAAGCTTCCTTTCCGACAATGCATCAAAAACGCCCCTAGCATAACCGACCTTCCCATTCTTCACATATGAATCGATCAGAGCCGCAATGAGGACATCATCCGACTGGCATATCAATTTGATAATCTGAGCATGAACCTGCCTCGCAAGATTTAGCAAAACCAAGGTCGCGGAGAGTTTCAGAACCATCGACAAGATGAAACCATCTGGCTTTTCACCAGAGAAGGCAAGCTTTCTAACAAGCTCAAGTGATTCCTTGGCAAGGCCTTTTTTGAAGTAACCAGTGATGATGAAGTTATAGGCCGAGAGAGTTGGCCCGGGCATTCCATCGAACATATTGCGTGCGTTGGCCAACGAACCACATTTCAGGTGGAGGATGAGGAGCTTGATGGATACATTGGTGTTGGGTCGGAGCCCGGCTTTGAGGATTTGAGCATGGATGGTTTGGCCATGGGAGGGGGAGCTGGAATTGATGTAGTGCTGAAGAATTGAAGCAAGGAAGGTGGAGTTTTGGAGGGAAATGGGGTGGTGGATGTGTTTTTGCGGGAAGAGGGAGGAGTTGCTTCCAATTAGGGAGGAAAGCGGCCTTACCAACAGCCGTCCATTTTTCATCGTGTGGTGGTGCCAGTTTTTTTGACCGTCAGCTGAATCAAGTATGGGAGAGAGTGGAAATTGTCAAGCGAAGGTGATTGAGAAAAGAATTCGGTATTTGAAAAAAGaggaaatatataatataattaagaTTTTAGATACGCTTGTTTCTAAAGCGCACCGAGTCGTGGACTCACCGACCCGTGGACCCCTCACGTTGCGATTCCCGGATACGAGTGAGTGGGTGTGAGTGGGTGCCGCTCTAGATGGGTGAATTAAACAGTGCCACAATTGGATAGCTaaagatttttaatttttcggaaTACACCATAGAGACTTCCATAATCTAGAAACTTGCAGCTAAAATATCCTGTTTCATGAGATAAATTTTAGGGTTTTTTATATGATTATATCTACCTTTCTTTCAAGTTGGGAAAAATGCCCACATAAAATTTAGAATCTTATGGTTTATATAGTTCCGGCATTGGATTATTAAACTAAGGATTAATTTGGTGGAGATTTGTCAATGCTTTTTGAAAAACAGAATTGGATAATATTGTAAAAATTCTTTAGTTTATGAGGAAAGCATATTTATGAGCAGCAATCCAACTTAGTTGGGACCAATTAACTTGACTGGATATAATAACTACGATTTTGTAATAAGCCATATATAGTCTATACTTTATTTTTGAAACGAGGTTACTATCTTGGTCATGATCAGCCCACtgtttcctcctcttctttctcttcttgttTTCCTCAGGGTGCTTCTATTCTCCATACCTATTTCATATCCTCAATGAAACGAGTGCTAGCTAGATCATCACCATCATTCTTCACAAAAATCTTAGCCCATCAATTTACATCTATTTGCATCAGCTCATCAATTCATGCCTCTCTGCCTCAGTTCTTGTGCTTGAAAGAGGTTTGACCTGAACAAAAAGAACATTTACTTAGCCTTAATTAGAAAATGTTCGATATAATATagttttcaaagaaagaaaagttgaaCTGAGTCCGAACAATTCATTAAGAATTTTCGATGCTTTCTTACAATGTGGGACCAACTAGGTCCATTACAATCGATGATGCTACAGGGTGACTTATGTCGCAAGCATCATCGATTTAGTAGTATCATGCATGTTACTATGTAGGTGATGGACCACAgatctttcctctctttttttcactGTGGACACTGGGATCAGCAGCCTGCAGGCACAGCTTCAGCCTCTCTCGTTTGGCAACATCTAGGTACAAGCCCTAGCCAAGATCCACCAGCATgtcatttacttttttttacgTATCACTGAGCTCTTTTATCAGCTCAAAGGATGGGCAGGCAGTAACTATTTGCATGGAAACGTACGGATTAAATAGTCATTGTTCAGGCCATTTCCCATTCAATTAGAACCACAAAAGAAACGGATTACTGGGGAGACTTGAAGACACAACGAGCGCCATTGACGGTCGCTACGTAATGCTTCAACTTATCAACTACGAAAGCAGTGACCCACAAACACCTCCTTGGAAAGCTGGTTAGCCATTCCATCACTCaacagtctctctctctctctctctctctctctctctcgtctttCTGGGGTCCATATGATGGTCGAGAACCACACATAGGTGTAGTATAATAATTATGGTCACTGCATGGGGGAAAGGCATGAGAGCATGCACTAGCATGCAGTCGTGGCAAGACGACAGAACATCTCAACTAAGCAGCTCCTGCTAAGTTTAATAATGGCACCACAACCGTATCATTTCCAGCGTGCAGACCCCTGCCTTTTGACTGCCAAATCTTGCCCTGCCAAAGCCCCAGCTAAAGCCCCCTCGAGAGGGATTTAGTGGTAACCACACACACAAAACCACGCAGGGACACGATGACAAAGCAAAGAAAAGCAAAAGCTCCTCCCCTTCCCCTCCAAATGTGTGGAGATGGAATGTTCTCCCTTGCCCTTTACCTTCAGGGCACATTAGCTTTAGCCTTTCTCTTGCTTCTATGCAGCAGAGAATCCATAAAAGAGACGTTCCAGAGGAACGACTTGAGGTGGAAGAGCATATAAAGAGATGTTTGGCTCTACTTTGTTGCATGTGTCTCGTTCCTTAAAGAAGCACTAAAGAAACTATGGTGCTAAAGCAAATGCTCCCCCATGTTAGTCCTTGGCAAAATTAGCTGGCAATTCCACATCAAGCAAAGAAGCCAATTGATGTACACAAGAACAGGGAGATGCAATTTTGTTTATTAGCCAAGCAAAACAATACTGGTTATATCAAGGCATTCTTATATGCATGGATGTGCATAACAACCAATGTGAGAGATTCCAGCAGGATGGAAAGCATAAGCTGCATTAGAAGCTTTTACATTATTTGGACGACAACATGCATGGTTGTATTTGTTGTTCCAACCATTACAAAATATTTTGTTATAACATGCGATCAGCCCAATGTAAATTGTCAGATAGCTAGATGATGTCTATCAAAACTTGgaagaagacatgtttttaaGTTGAACAGCATAATTAGTGCATGCGAAAATAAAATGGCGGCAGTGATGAACAAGCAAATGATTGGTGGGACTTTTTATGGTTTGCTCGCATTTATCTTTGCATTTGCTTGAGATGATAGAAAGATGAGGACAACTTGGGGCTGATTAAGGGACAAAAGCAAAGGAGGGAGCTTTTAGAAGGTTCCTTGCGGTCTTCTGTGCCTGCCCTTGCCACAACTGCAATGGTGAGAGAATTGCTCATGGGACACCCCGATGAGTCACCATTCCAGACAACCATCATCATGATCTCTTTAGCACTATACATGTAAATTACT
Coding sequences:
- the LOC103723658 gene encoding pentatricopeptide repeat-containing protein At1g28690, mitochondrial — encoded protein: MKNGRLLVRPLSSLIGSNSSLFPQKHIHHPISLQNSTFLASILQHYINSSSPSHGQTIHAQILKAGLRPNTNVSIKLLILHLKCGSLANARNMFDGMPGPTLSAYNFIITGYFKKGLAKESLELVRKLAFSGEKPDGFILSMVLKLSATLVLLNLARQVHAQIIKLICQSDDVLIAALIDSYVKNGKVGYARGVFDALSERKLVCSTALIVGYMDEGSFRKAEEIFDSLREKDTVVFNAMIEGYSKTLDTAENSLEVYKTMQQLSFQPTISTLVSIIGACSLLSALEFGRQVHCQVIKIGLFSHVKSGSALIDMYSKCGRVEDARDAFDHMPEKNVFSWTSMIDGYGKNGIPCKALELFYDMRRTYSVKPNYATFLSALSACGHAGLVSSGQDIFESMERDYSLKPRMEHYACMVDLLGRSGNLREAYNFIKRIPERPSSDVWAALLGASRLHGNLDMADIAAKEVFELSKDWRPGAYVALSNTFAAAGKWEGVCQVRELMKERGVSKDTGRSWVGTDKGLCGFHVGELI